The stretch of DNA GGTGTGAGGAGTCGATCGGAACCGTCGCGGTACATGGTGGCGGAAATACTCATTTCTCTGCGTCCTTCTTGGGCGTGCGGACACCCAGATACTGTTCATCGTATACGGTGAGCAGCGCCATGGAAACGGGTACGAACACGCCGGAAAGTTCGCTGAATTTGGACTGGACCCTGTCTGCAATTTCCTGACTCAGGGCGATCAGACGGTCCTGTATCTTGTCCATATGCACGGTGGGGTAGGGCTTGCCCTTTTCAAAGGCAGCCTTGCCGCAAGTGTGCGCCTTGCCGCCGATGGCGGTGGGAATGCCGTAAAGACGGCAGGTGATGGGGCGGTGCTGGTACAGCTCGCAGGATTCGCCTGTACCCAGCAGGGGGCAGCGCAGGCGTTCGCGGGCCATGTTTTCGAGAATGGTCTGTGTGTCGACTCCGGCCTGCGAGTCGCGGTAGGCCTGCCGCTTGAGCTTGTACGACTTGCGGTCTGCTTCGTTGGCTCGGATGATGATGTTTGAGCGGCCCTCGCCGTCGCCGAAATTCTCTATGAAGCTTTTGTTCAGGTACATGGCTTCAACGAGACTGAGGTCAAAGAGGGCATGGCAGCAGTCGCTGCAGCCTTTTTCACAGGTCACACATTTGGGATGCTGTTCGGCAACTTTGGCGAACACGGTATCCACTTCGGCAACCAGTGCTTCATATCTGTCGAAAATATCAGAAAAATCCGGTAACATTCACACGCTCCTTACCCGTAGCCCCGCAGGCGAGTACTATCGGCAACTGATCATGAACAGGAAAAGCGGCCCCATACGCGGGTGATACGGACGCCGAACACCGCCACATGAATAGGGACGATTTTTGCCGCTGGCAAGGGCAATGGTTTAAAAGCGCGCTTTTCCCGCGGTGGCGGCACAGGCAGAATCCCGGAAGCGGGAAAAGGACCGGACGGTCGGAGAGAGACGGGATGCAGCCTTTCTCGCGGGTAAGGCCCTGTTTACTGCAGGCCGCCAGATACTGAAAACGGACGGTGGAAAAGCAATTTCCACCGCCCGGCTCAGATCAAGTGCGTAATAGGTAATTACGACTGATACTTAAACTTCTTCAATGGTGATGGCGTCGGACTCGCACACTTCGATGCAAGATTCGCAGCCCAGACATTCTTCTTCGTTCACCGGAACAGCCTTGCCGTCCTGCAGTTCGTAAACTTCAACGGGACATACGTCTACGCATTCGCCGTCGCCGGTGCACTTGTCGTGATCAACAGTTACGTTCCAACCCATGGTATTCCTCCAGGTTTATTTTGATTCCTTACGGGAATCTTCTAAATTCAGGTCCCGTGCTCCGAGAGCTTCGGAAATCGGGGACATTGGACTCATCGATTTTGCAGATAGCTGTCAGCTTAGCGGGTGTCAAGGCTTGAAGCGTATTATCAGAAGACATTTGAAAGCCGTGCCGGAAAAAATACGCTGAGCATTCATTAACACACATATATTATTGCATTTTCATGCGGACGTAATAACCGCGTCCTTCGCGGGCAACAAGCATGAGAACAGTGGCATCCAGCCGGTGCTTGGTGAAGGCATACAGGTAGTTTCCGTATGTCTGCATGGCTATGCCGCCTATTTTGACTATGATGTCACCTTGTTGCAGGCCCAGCTGGGCTGCCGGACTGCCTGCGCGGATAGACTGGACAGTGAGCCCGTTCTTCGCTGCGACGGCCACAAAGCCCCATCGCTGCTCGGCAAGCTTGCGGGCAAGGTCGGGCGCAAGGGCCACGGTGCGCAGGTTGAGCGTCATGTCCCTGCCGTCGCGCTGCATGCCCAGCCGCACCAGTTCGTTTTGGGTGTGGTTGCGCAGCAGCTGCAGGTAGTGGTCGTTATCCTCAACAGTTATGCCGTTCAGGCTGAGCAGAACATCGCCCGGGCGAATGCCCGCGCGTGCCGCAGGCGTATCGTCATACACTTCCGTCACCAGCATGCCGCGGGTGGATTTCATGCGCAGCCACGAGGCCATGCGCTGATCGATATTCTGGCCTGCAACGCCGAGCCAGACGGGGGAAACGCTGCCCGTATCAAGCAGTTCGGCCACGGCGCGCTTTGCCTTGTCGATGGGAATGGCAAAGCCTATGCCCTCTGCCTTGGCGAAGATGGCCGTGTTCACGCCGATGAGCTGGCCTTCAATATTGAGCAGGGGGCCGCCGCTGTTGCCGGGATTGATGGCCGCATCGGTCTGGATGAAGTCTGTGAAGACGCCCTGTTCTGTCTTGATGGAACGGTTGAGGGCCGAGACAACCCCCGTGGTTACCGTATGCCCGAATCCGAAAGGGTTGCCGATGGCAATGACGGTTTCTCCGGGCATGATATCTGCCGAGCTGGCCATGGGGGCTTCCGGCAGGTCGGTGGCATTTTTGAGACGGAGCACGGCAAGGTCGAAGTCCGGGTCGGAGCCGACCATATCTGCATCAAACGAGCGGCCGTCCTGCAGCAGAACCTGAATGGCGGTGGCACCCTCTATGACATGGGCGTTGGTCAACACCAGTTGCTGCTTGCCGTCAATAATGACGCCGGAGCCGAGGCTCTGCTGCATCTGCTGGGTGGGAATGCCGCTTCTGCCCAGAAATTCGCGGAAGAATTCATCCTGAAATATGTCCCCGAAGGGCGATGCGCGTCGTTCCACCATGCGCTGGGTGGTGATGTTGACAACGGCGGGGGCCACCTTCTGCACTGCCCGGACAACCGGCGTGATGCGCTGGCTTTGGCTGGCTTCCAGCGCTTCATAGGCAGTGGCGTTCATGGCGTGTGCGGGAAGCACGCAGAAGGCGAGCAAGGCGGTCATGATGGTGAAAAGCGTGTATGCAGTCGGACGGCTCATGGAATATCCTTTTCTCGTCGGGCCGGTGGCCTCGAGTTGTATTTCATCTTCGGACGCTAGCACGCATGGGGGTGGGCATTCAAGAAAAGATGCAGTCCCTTTCATTACATTCTACCATACCATGCGGCCGCTTGCCATACAGAGGCATTGTGCGTAGCGTGTCGGCCACTGGAAATCCAAGAGAATCAACGGAGATCATGAGTCATGGAACAGCTTTTTGCCAGTGCCGTGCAGGCCATTGCCCCTGTAGACAGAAATTTCGAGGCAGCCGGTCAGGCGCACCTGGATGATTTGACCAAACCCAAGGGCAGCCTTGGCCGTCTGGAAGAAATTGCCCTCAGATTATATTGCATTCAGCGCGGCGTGCGTCCGCTTTCCGCAGACCCCGCGCGTATTTATACCGTTGCCGGTGACCACGGCGTGACCGCCGAAGGCGTATCCCTGTTTCCGCAGGAAGTCACCCGACAGATGGTGCTTAATTTTCTCTCCGGCGGAGCGGGCATAAACGTGCTCGCCCAGACCGTGGGAGCTGATCTCATGGTTGTGGACGCGGGCAGCTGCGGCGGGGAGTATCCCGAGCATGCCAAGCTGCTGCAGCGCAAGGTGGCACAGGGCACCGACAACTTCGTGAACGGCCCTGCCATGAGCCGCGAGAATTGCCTCAAGGCCCTTATGCTCGGCATAGAGCTGGCCGACTTGGCCGCTGCGGACGGATGCCGCACTGTGGCGACCGGTGAAATGGGCATTTCGAACACCACTCCGGCCACGGCACTGTATAGCGCCTACCTCGGTATTGATCCGGCGGATATCACCGGTGCGGGTACCGGACTGGACGCCAAGGGCATAGTGCACAAGACCCGCGTGATCGTCCGTGCGCTGCAGGCGAACAAGGCAGCCATTCAGACCGGCGATCCCGTGAACGTGCTGGCCGCTCTGGGCGGGTATGAAATTGCCGCGCTCGCTGGGCTTATCCTTGGTGCCGCCAAGAATGAACAGGTGGTGCTGGTGGACGGCTTCATTTCCACTGCCGCCTACACTGCGGCTGCGGCCATCTGCCCCCACGTGCAGGAATATGCTTTCTTCTCCCATGCCTCGGCAGAGCAGGGGCACCGCAAGATCCTGGGCGCGCTCGGCATCAAGCCCCTGCACGACCTCGGCCTGCGTCTGGGCGAAGGCACCGGTGCCGCGCTTACGCTGTTCCTGCTGCGTTCCGCCTGCAATGTCTTCAACGACATGGCGACCTTCAGCGGTGCAGGCGTGACCAAGGGTGCGGAATCACTCTAGGCATCGCACCGGATAGATTTGCTACATGGAAAAAGGCCGCCTTGGGGCGGCCTTTTTCGTGGGTCGTGGCGTTTATGTGGGCTTGGGGTTTCGTTAGGCAATGGTGACGGTATCGTCGAGATACACGTCCTGAATGGCATTCAGCAGAGCGACGCCGTCCTGCATGGGGCGCTGGAACGCCTTGCGGCCGGAGATAAGGCCCATGCCGCCTGCCCGCTTGTTGATGACTGCCGTGCGCACGGCTTCGTTCATGTCGTCCGCACCGCCTGATGCGCCGCCGGAGTTGATGAGACCGGCGCGGCCCATGTAGCAGTTGGCGACCTGATAGCGGGTAAGGTCGATGGGGTGGTCCGTGGTCAGGCATTTATAGACCGCAGGGTGGGTCTTGCCGAAATTGACGGCAGTGTAGCCGCCGTTGTTCTCCGGCTGCTTCTGCTTCACGATGTCGGCCTTGATGGTCACGCCAAGGTGGTTTGCCTGACCCGTCAGGTCTGCGGAAACGTGGTAGTCCACGCCGTCCTTCTTGAAGGCATTGTTGCGGGTATAGCACCACAGAATGGTGGCCATGCCCAGTTCTTGCGCCACTTCAAACGCCCGTGCCACTTCGATGATCTGCTTGTTGCTGGTGGCATGGCCGAAATAGATGGTCGCGCCCACGGCAGCGCAGCCCATGTCTCTTGCCTGCTTCATGGAGGCGAAGATGATCTGGTCTTCGAAGGTGGGGTAGGTGAGCAGTTCGTTGTGGTTGAATTTGAGCACAAAGGGAATTTTGTGCGCGTATTTTCTGGCCACCATGCCCAGAACGCCGAGAGTGGAGGCAACGGCATTGCAGCCGCCTTCAAGGGCGAGCTTCACAATGTTTTCAGGGTCAAAATAGATGGGGTTGGGCGCGAACGATGCGGCCGCGGAATGCTCTATGCCCTGATCCACGGGCAGAATGGAAAGGTAGCCGGTTCCGCCCAGACGGCCATGGTCAAAGAGCTGCTGCAGGCTGCGCAGCACGGGAATGGGGCGGTCTGAGTGGGCGAACACGCGGTCGATGAAATCGGGACCGGGCAGGATCAGGCTATCCTTTTTGAAGGTTTTGCATTCGTGGGCAAGTAGATATTCAGCGTCTTTGCCGAGTTTGTTGGCAATATCTGACATGGATCGGTTCCTCCCTTGGCGGAATTGGTCATATGCTCCCAAGCATACATCAACAGGGCATGTCCGACATTATAATGATTGCATCTGGCCGTTATTCACGGCGAGTGACTGTTCCGTTCCCGGGGTAGTCTGTACTTTTATTGGCTATTGTCTTACGTCAGTCTGTACCGTACGGCAGGCCGGGCGCTACCGGCTGCGTTTTTTTGTGCCTGCCTGCGGCCGCCGCTGGCGGCTTTTCCCGGTAACGGAAATCGCGGCGCGGGGTGTATCCGCCGCAGGACCTTCATATGCAGAATAACGTGACCATTGCCAGCCGCATCGGTTTGCTGCTGCTCTTCATGATAGTGTTTGCCTCGGCCATTGGCGTTACCTACACCTACTTCATGGGCAAGGTTGAGTCCGACGCCATCATGGAAGCCAAATCCGCCATGATGGAAGGATACGAGCGTACGCTGCGGCAGTCTGTGCAGTCCCTCGCCCACGTGCTCGGCGATGTGGTGCAGGAGGCGAAAGCGACCGGACAGGACCCCAGACTCGCCCTGCGCGAGGCCATTCGCGGCATCCGCTACGAAGATTCCGGCTACTACTTTATATATGATGAGCACGGCGTGAACGTGGCGCACCCGCTGCATCCTGAATTTCAGAGCACCAACCGCTACGAGCACGAAGACCCCAAAGGCAATCCCTACATCGCCGCGCTGGGCGAAAAGGCCGCAAAGGGCGGGGGCTATGTCACCTATCTCTTCAACAAGCCCAACGAGGCGGTCATAGCGCCCAAGCTGGCGTATGCCGAAATGATCCCCGGCACCTCGTTCTGGCTGGCCACCGGTATCTATATCGATGCCATCGAGGCGGAACAGCTGCGCCTGAGCACCCGTCTGGATGCGCATCTGCGCAACGCCATTCTCACGGTCAGCACGGGTACCATACTTGTGCTCATCATCATTGTGCTGCCCACCAGCCTTGTCATGGTGAACGGTATTCTCAAGCCGTGGAAGCAGATGGAAAAAGAGCTGCGCCATGCGCAGAAGATGGAAGCCATCGGCATATTCGCGGGGGGCATAGCCCACGATTTCAACAATATTCTCGGGGCCATAACCTCGTGCAGTGAACTGGCCCTGTCTGATACACCGACAAACAGTCCGGTGCATGAAGACTTGCGGCATGTGCTCAAGGCGGCCAAGCGGGGCAAGAATCTGGTCAAGCGCATCAAGGCATTCAGCCGCAGGACGGACGCCCCCCGTCACGCCGTGAACATGCAGAGCGTGATCAAGGAATGCATGCACCTTCTGCAGACCTTTATTCCCGCCACCATCGACGTGCGGGTGAAAATCAACGCCCACGGCGCGCAGGTGCTGGCCGATCCTGACCAGCTGCTGCAGGTGGCCATGAACCTGTGCACCAACGCGGAGCAGGCTATGCGCGGCATGAAGGGCGTGCTTTCCGTCACGCTGGATGTGGAAGACCTTTCCGTTGAGCGCGCCCGCGCGCTGGCTCTGCCTGCCGGAGTGTATGTACGGCTGGAGGTTGCAGACACGGGCGTGGGTATGAAGCCCGTTGTGGCCAAGCATATCTTCGAACCCTTCTACACCACCCGCAAGAAGAGCGGCGGAACGGGGCTTGGTCTTTCCATGTCGCATTCCATTGTCAAGATGCACGGCGGGGCAATCACGGTGCGCTCAGTGCCCGGCAAGGGCAGCACGTTTACGGTGCTGTTACCCTGCACGGGCATTGCCGAGGAGAGGGAGAGCCACGAAGAGGTTGCCGTGCTGCCCAGAGGCACGGAAACCATTCTGCTGGTGGATGATGACGAGGATATGGCCTATTCCGTGAGCAAGCTTTTCAAGCGTCTGGGCTATGATGTGGTCTGCAAGACGAGCAGTCCCGAAGCGCTGGATTACTTCGCCTCGGACCCCGAAGGCGTGGACCTGATGCTGACGGACCACATGATGCCCTCGCTGACGGGGGTTGAACTGACCCGCGAAGTCCATAAGATACGGCAGGATCTGCCGGTTATCCTCTACAGCGGGTTCGAAGGCAGCGGGCTGCTGCCGAGAATTCCCAAGGACTGGAAGACCGTGGGGGTTTCTTCCTTCTTCACCAAGCCTTTTGAAACCGTGGAATTGTGCAGTGCAGTGCGCCGGTTGCTTGATGAGCATAAGAGCGTATCCGTGGCTGCGAACGATGAGGCGACAGACGATGACCCGAGTGCTCATTATTGATGATGACGAATCCATGCGCTACGCCCTGACGCGGGCAGTGCGGCGCATGGGCCATGATGCCGTTACGGCAGAAGATATCGGCTCAGGCCTTGCCCTTGCGCGGCGTGAAAATATTGATGCCGTGTTTCTGGATGTGCACCTGCCGGACGGCAACGGGCTGTCCATTCTGTCCGATCTTGCCCAGTGCCCTTCGGCACCCGAAGTGATCATCATCACGGGCGAAGGCGATCCGGACGGGGCAGAGCTGGCCATCAACAACGGGGCATGGGACTACATAGAGAAAACGGACTCCATCCAGAAGATTTCCCTTACCCTCAAGCGGGCGCTGGACTACCGCCGGGAACGGACAGGGGCGGCTGCATGCCAGCCTGTGCGTGCTCTGCGGCGGGACCGCATAGTGGGAGACAGCGTGGGGCTTGGCCGTTCGCTCGACATGGTGGCGCAGGCGGCGTGGGGAGATTCGAACGTGCTCATTATCGGGGAAACCGGTACGGGCAAGGAGCTGTTCGCCAGAGCCATCCATGAGAACAGCGCGCGGGCCGAGGGACCGTTTGTGGTGGTGGACTGTGCGGCGCTACCGGAGAATCTGGTGGAATCCATTCTCTTCGGACACCGCAAAGGGGCGTTCACCGGAGCGGATCAGGACCAGACCGGGCTGGTTATTCAGGCGGACGGCGGCACCCTGTTCCTCGACGAAGTGGGCGAACTGCCCCTGAACATGCAGAAGGCATTTCTGCGGGTGCTGCAGGAGCGCACCGTGCGGCCCATAGGCAGCAAGGCCGAGGTGCACAGCAACTTCCGGCTTGTGGCGGCCACCAACCGCAATCTGGAGCAGATGGTTTCCGATGGCGCTTTCCGCAGTGATCTGCTCTTCAGGCTGCAGACCATCCGCATAGATATTCCTCCGCTCAGGGAGCGCAAGGGCGATATCCGCGCGCTGGCGGCGCACTACATCGATATTTACTGCGCCCGTGCAGGCATGGAGCTCAAGGGGTTGAACTCCGACTTCCTTGATACGCTGGAGGCAAATGACTGGCCCGGCAATGTTCGTGAGCTTATTCATACAATCGAACATGCCGTTGCCGCTTCCGCCTCTGAGTCTGTGCTGTTTTCGAAGCACCTGCCCCCCAGCCTTCGGGCATCTGTGGCGCGCAACCGTATGACGTTGCAGCAGGATGTGCCCGCAGGGGGGCCTGTCCGTCAGGGGGGGGCTGCCCCGCAGCAGGCCATGCAGCTTGCGGGAATGGAGCTGCCGCCGCTGGCAGAATTTCGCGAGGCGGCAATCAATGAGGCTGAGAAGAACTACCTGCAGGCGCTTATGGTCAGTGCGGAGGGGAACATCAAGGAGGTCATACGGCGCTCCGGTGTTTCCCAGTCCCGTCTGTATGCGCTCCTCAAGAAGCACAACATTTCGTCACAGGACCTCTAACGTCTGATGACATGTAATCCGCCAGCGCAATGTGACATGCACGCCGCCGGCGTCAGGGAATATGCACTCTGTCAGTGTCGGGTGACAAGTATCCGCTGGCGCCAGATAGCATGTATCCCGTTAGCGTCAGCCACCATGCACTTCGCCAAAGGCAGTCGGGAAAAACGCCCGTCCCGGATAGCCGGGGCGGGCGTTCTGTGTGCCGGAAAGACTACTTGCCGAGCTTTGCCAGAAACTGTGACATGATCATGGCGCCGGCCTGCGCCACGTTGAGAGAGTCGAAGTCGTTGCGCATGGGAATGGTCAGCGAGATGTCTATGCGCTTGCCCACGTTGGGGCGGATGCCCTTATCCTCGTTACCGAGGACCAGCACGGCGGGCGTGTGCAGCTTAGCGGTGTACAGGCTTTCGGCATTGTCGCCCATGTAGGCGCCGTAAACGAAGTAGCCCATTTCCTTGGCCAGCTCGAGAGTACGGGAAAGATTGGTGGCCTTGGCCACGGGCAGCTTGCCCAGCGCTCCGGCAGAAGCCTTGGCAGCGGCAGCGCCGAGGAAGGAGGCATTGTGCTTGGGTACGATCAGGCCGCCACCGCCTATGCCGTACAGAGTGCGGGCCAGAGTGCCGGCGTTGCCGGGGTCCTGAACCTGATCAAGTACCAGCACCAGCGGCAGGTGGGCGGAAAGGCCCATTTCGAGAACGGTGTCTTCTTCAAGAAAACCCGCATCAAAAATCTTGGCGACAACACCCTGGTGGTTGCCGTTGAAAAGCTTGTCAAGCACCTGTTCCTGCACAAAAGTAAAGCGAATTTTATTTTTTTTACACAAATCAGTAATAATATTAATATCTTGTCCTACTTTTCCCTTGCGAATAAGTACAGAATCTATTTGTTCGGGAGAAGTTTTCAGACGCTCCGCCACAGGCTTGGTGCCGGGCAGAATCCCACCGTTATCATTATAATTATCGTTAGACATGTCTCTTTCCTGACTGGAGTTCTTGAAAATCTTTAAAAAATGAGTGATGTTGCGGTGTATTGCTTTGTCCTCTGGATTACGGTAGTGGCATAATCCAACATAGGATGCAGATACTCTGCCGGAGTTGCCAACGCAAGTGGGCCCAACTTCTAAAACGGAATATGCATGCAAAAAATACTACCCAGCAAATATTCTGCGACGATGATTATCGGGCTTATGCTCGTTTTTTCCCTTGGTGCGTGTGCTCCCAAACAGACGGTTCTTGACTCCGGTCCGGTGGTCAAGGCTCCTGTTGACGGGGCTGTCTGCGAGCCGGGCTCTATACAGGCGTCCGGTGATCCGGATGTTCCCAGTGAAGATGTCTCTTCTCTCGACGAAACGCCCGGTCAGGACTCCTCTCCGCTGACTGCGGAAGAACAGGAGGCCCTGAACACCCGTCTCGATATCAATATTGATATGGATGACAGCGACCGCGAGATCGTCGAACAGTATTTCAAGTACTTCACCCACTCCCGCCGCGAAGTGTTCGAGCGTTATCTTGAGCGTGCCGAACTCTACCTGCCTTATGCACGCAAGGTGTTCAAGGATAAAGGTCTGCCTGACGAAGTGGTGTATCTTGCATTTGTGGAAAGCGGATTCAACCCCAATGCCTATTCCCGTGCCGGTGCTGCCGGTATGTGGCAGTTCATGCCGTACACCGGACGCAAGTATGGTCTGAAGTATGACTGGTGGATTGACGAACGCCGTGACCCCTTCAAGGCAACCCATGCGGCTGCCGACTATCTCAACAAGCTGTATGCCGACTTCGGCGACTGGTATCTGGCCATTGCCGCGTATAATGCGGGTGAGGGCAAGATCGGTCGCGCCATGAAGGGCACCGGCGCTGAAAGCTTCTTCGAGCTTACCCAGAAGAATGATCAGCTGAGCCACAAAGCCCAGCTGCGTCAGGAAACCCGCCACTACGTCCCCAAGTTCCTCGCCATCGTGAAGATCATGCGCAACCTCGAGAAGCTGGGCTTCAAGCCCATCTCTCTGGACTGCGGTGTCGAGCTGGCGGAAATGCGGGTAAAGGGCGGCACCGACCTTCTGGCTCTTTCGGAATCTTGCGGGCTGGAGTGGAAGACCTTCTCTTCCTACAATCCGGCGTTCAGCCGTCAGGTCAGCCCGCCTGATCACGATGCCACGATCTACCTGCCTGCCAAGCAACTTGCCGCAGCCAGCACGTTCGTCGCCTCTTCCAAGTCCCGTCCCTATGCAGGCTGGAAGTCTTACTCCATAAAGTCCGGCGATTCCTGGTATCGTATAAGCCGTAAGTTCAACGTGCCGGTGACAGTGCTCAAGAGCGTGAACAAGAACTCCAGCAATGTGCTGCGGGTGGGCCAGTTGGTCATGATCCCCGGCGGCGGTTCCAGTTCGGCTGTTGCGTGGGATATGTCCCGTGCAAAGACCCGCTCCATAGCTCAGAAGCGCAGCAACTACCGCGTGCAGACCGGCGACACTCTTTCCGCCATTTCCCGCGAAACCGGTGTGAGCTTGCAGACTCTGATGGAAGCCAACGGGCTTACCGCAAAGTCTATGCTCAAGGTCGGCCAGAAGCTGTACGTTCCGGACAATTCCTTCAAGAAGACCGTTGCCTCGCGCAAGCAGGCTGAAGAAGTTAAGAAGTCTATTGTATATAGTGTTCGCCGTGGCGAATCCCTGTGGTCCATCGCCCGCAAGTTTGGCGTGTCCCACCAGGACGTGATGCGCTGGAACCAGCTTGATAAGCAGAGCCAGCTGCACCCCGGTGATCAGATAAAGCTGTTTGTGAACTAGCTGATCATTATTCGAGAGTGTAAGGGCCCCGATTTATCGGGGCCCTTTGTTTTTCCGGAGTGCCCTATGCGCTGTGAAGGCCTGAGCTGGCAGGGGTAAGGGCGGGGTGGGGGAACGCCGCAAGAATGAAGGAATATAGTTATTCAGTAAAATTGGT from Desulfovibrio subterraneus encodes:
- the rlmB gene encoding 23S rRNA (guanosine(2251)-2'-O)-methyltransferase RlmB, giving the protein MSNDNYNDNGGILPGTKPVAERLKTSPEQIDSVLIRKGKVGQDINIITDLCKKNKIRFTFVQEQVLDKLFNGNHQGVVAKIFDAGFLEEDTVLEMGLSAHLPLVLVLDQVQDPGNAGTLARTLYGIGGGGLIVPKHNASFLGAAAAKASAGALGKLPVAKATNLSRTLELAKEMGYFVYGAYMGDNAESLYTAKLHTPAVLVLGNEDKGIRPNVGKRIDISLTIPMRNDFDSLNVAQAGAMIMSQFLAKLGK
- the cobT gene encoding nicotinate-nucleotide--dimethylbenzimidazole phosphoribosyltransferase, whose amino-acid sequence is MEQLFASAVQAIAPVDRNFEAAGQAHLDDLTKPKGSLGRLEEIALRLYCIQRGVRPLSADPARIYTVAGDHGVTAEGVSLFPQEVTRQMVLNFLSGGAGINVLAQTVGADLMVVDAGSCGGEYPEHAKLLQRKVAQGTDNFVNGPAMSRENCLKALMLGIELADLAAADGCRTVATGEMGISNTTPATALYSAYLGIDPADITGAGTGLDAKGIVHKTRVIVRALQANKAAIQTGDPVNVLAALGGYEIAALAGLILGAAKNEQVVLVDGFISTAAYTAAAAICPHVQEYAFFSHASAEQGHRKILGALGIKPLHDLGLRLGEGTGAALTLFLLRSACNVFNDMATFSGAGVTKGAESL
- a CDS encoding trypsin-like peptidase domain-containing protein; translation: MSRPTAYTLFTIMTALLAFCVLPAHAMNATAYEALEASQSQRITPVVRAVQKVAPAVVNITTQRMVERRASPFGDIFQDEFFREFLGRSGIPTQQMQQSLGSGVIIDGKQQLVLTNAHVIEGATAIQVLLQDGRSFDADMVGSDPDFDLAVLRLKNATDLPEAPMASSADIMPGETVIAIGNPFGFGHTVTTGVVSALNRSIKTEQGVFTDFIQTDAAINPGNSGGPLLNIEGQLIGVNTAIFAKAEGIGFAIPIDKAKRAVAELLDTGSVSPVWLGVAGQNIDQRMASWLRMKSTRGMLVTEVYDDTPAARAGIRPGDVLLSLNGITVEDNDHYLQLLRNHTQNELVRLGMQRDGRDMTLNLRTVALAPDLARKLAEQRWGFVAVAAKNGLTVQSIRAGSPAAQLGLQQGDIIVKIGGIAMQTYGNYLYAFTKHRLDATVLMLVAREGRGYYVRMKMQ
- a CDS encoding cache domain-containing protein, with the translated sequence MQNNVTIASRIGLLLLFMIVFASAIGVTYTYFMGKVESDAIMEAKSAMMEGYERTLRQSVQSLAHVLGDVVQEAKATGQDPRLALREAIRGIRYEDSGYYFIYDEHGVNVAHPLHPEFQSTNRYEHEDPKGNPYIAALGEKAAKGGGYVTYLFNKPNEAVIAPKLAYAEMIPGTSFWLATGIYIDAIEAEQLRLSTRLDAHLRNAILTVSTGTILVLIIIVLPTSLVMVNGILKPWKQMEKELRHAQKMEAIGIFAGGIAHDFNNILGAITSCSELALSDTPTNSPVHEDLRHVLKAAKRGKNLVKRIKAFSRRTDAPRHAVNMQSVIKECMHLLQTFIPATIDVRVKINAHGAQVLADPDQLLQVAMNLCTNAEQAMRGMKGVLSVTLDVEDLSVERARALALPAGVYVRLEVADTGVGMKPVVAKHIFEPFYTTRKKSGGTGLGLSMSHSIVKMHGGAITVRSVPGKGSTFTVLLPCTGIAEERESHEEVAVLPRGTETILLVDDDEDMAYSVSKLFKRLGYDVVCKTSSPEALDYFASDPEGVDLMLTDHMMPSLTGVELTREVHKIRQDLPVILYSGFEGSGLLPRIPKDWKTVGVSSFFTKPFETVELCSAVRRLLDEHKSVSVAANDEATDDDPSAHY
- a CDS encoding ferredoxin, with the translated sequence MGWNVTVDHDKCTGDGECVDVCPVEVYELQDGKAVPVNEEECLGCESCIEVCESDAITIEEV
- a CDS encoding sigma-54-dependent transcriptional regulator; its protein translation is MTRVLIIDDDESMRYALTRAVRRMGHDAVTAEDIGSGLALARRENIDAVFLDVHLPDGNGLSILSDLAQCPSAPEVIIITGEGDPDGAELAINNGAWDYIEKTDSIQKISLTLKRALDYRRERTGAAACQPVRALRRDRIVGDSVGLGRSLDMVAQAAWGDSNVLIIGETGTGKELFARAIHENSARAEGPFVVVDCAALPENLVESILFGHRKGAFTGADQDQTGLVIQADGGTLFLDEVGELPLNMQKAFLRVLQERTVRPIGSKAEVHSNFRLVAATNRNLEQMVSDGAFRSDLLFRLQTIRIDIPPLRERKGDIRALAAHYIDIYCARAGMELKGLNSDFLDTLEANDWPGNVRELIHTIEHAVAASASESVLFSKHLPPSLRASVARNRMTLQQDVPAGGPVRQGGAAPQQAMQLAGMELPPLAEFREAAINEAEKNYLQALMVSAEGNIKEVIRRSGVSQSRLYALLKKHNISSQDL
- a CDS encoding LysM peptidoglycan-binding domain-containing protein, coding for MQKILPSKYSATMIIGLMLVFSLGACAPKQTVLDSGPVVKAPVDGAVCEPGSIQASGDPDVPSEDVSSLDETPGQDSSPLTAEEQEALNTRLDINIDMDDSDREIVEQYFKYFTHSRREVFERYLERAELYLPYARKVFKDKGLPDEVVYLAFVESGFNPNAYSRAGAAGMWQFMPYTGRKYGLKYDWWIDERRDPFKATHAAADYLNKLYADFGDWYLAIAAYNAGEGKIGRAMKGTGAESFFELTQKNDQLSHKAQLRQETRHYVPKFLAIVKIMRNLEKLGFKPISLDCGVELAEMRVKGGTDLLALSESCGLEWKTFSSYNPAFSRQVSPPDHDATIYLPAKQLAAASTFVASSKSRPYAGWKSYSIKSGDSWYRISRKFNVPVTVLKSVNKNSSNVLRVGQLVMIPGGGSSSAVAWDMSRAKTRSIAQKRSNYRVQTGDTLSAISRETGVSLQTLMEANGLTAKSMLKVGQKLYVPDNSFKKTVASRKQAEEVKKSIVYSVRRGESLWSIARKFGVSHQDVMRWNQLDKQSQLHPGDQIKLFVN
- a CDS encoding class I fructose-bisphosphate aldolase; translation: MSDIANKLGKDAEYLLAHECKTFKKDSLILPGPDFIDRVFAHSDRPIPVLRSLQQLFDHGRLGGTGYLSILPVDQGIEHSAAASFAPNPIYFDPENIVKLALEGGCNAVASTLGVLGMVARKYAHKIPFVLKFNHNELLTYPTFEDQIIFASMKQARDMGCAAVGATIYFGHATSNKQIIEVARAFEVAQELGMATILWCYTRNNAFKKDGVDYHVSADLTGQANHLGVTIKADIVKQKQPENNGGYTAVNFGKTHPAVYKCLTTDHPIDLTRYQVANCYMGRAGLINSGGASGGADDMNEAVRTAVINKRAGGMGLISGRKAFQRPMQDGVALLNAIQDVYLDDTVTIA
- a CDS encoding YkgJ family cysteine cluster protein, which codes for MLPDFSDIFDRYEALVAEVDTVFAKVAEQHPKCVTCEKGCSDCCHALFDLSLVEAMYLNKSFIENFGDGEGRSNIIIRANEADRKSYKLKRQAYRDSQAGVDTQTILENMARERLRCPLLGTGESCELYQHRPITCRLYGIPTAIGGKAHTCGKAAFEKGKPYPTVHMDKIQDRLIALSQEIADRVQSKFSELSGVFVPVSMALLTVYDEQYLGVRTPKKDAEK